The window GTGTGTGTGTGTGTGTGTGTGTACGCCCGCAAGGGTTACAGCGTTTTTAAACATTTTGTACCTCCTTACCACGTATCTACTACGTCGTATTGTAATATCTCTTGACCATTTATATAGCACGCTTTATTATTTGTACTTATAAAAAATATAGCTTGTCCTATATCAACACTTGCTGTATTAGTATTGTTATCTATATTATCAGTAACTTGTACCTCAAACTCAAAAGACTTAGTATTGTCTAAAGATAAGATAACATCACTACAAGTATAATTACCATTATTTAACGTAGTAGTTATATTAGACCAATTACTCCAAGTACCGCCAGTCTCACGATAACGATATTTGACATTGGTTATTGTATTTTTATCAATATTATTTATAGTTAATCTACTATAAGTACCAGTAACTTTTACAGTTGTCTCGTTTTCAAAATCATTTAATCTACTGGCACTTACGTTTATAACTGGTTTAGCATAATCTAAAACAGTTATGTCTTTATATGCTAAAGCACTATTATTACGGCTATCGTATGCTCTAACGTTTGCTCTTAAAGTACCACTATTAACAATAGTACCCACCTCAGTATTTATATCACTTGCACTATAATTAATGTCTCCATTTAAAGTATCACAGTTAATAACATATTTATTAGGTGTTGCATACTTTTGAGTAGTCATTTTATTAGCACTTGGTATAGTAATATATAATTTACTATATCCTTTAACAAATATTTGGTCGTTACCGGTTACAGTTACAATATCGGTGTTACTATCTTTATAATTAAAATTAGTAAATGTAGGGCTACACTCAGCCGTCTTTGTTGTATATGTACCGTTACCTTTAGTTTTAACGTGACCACTATATGTAACTTTAGCGTAGTAAGTACCAGTATTAGAATTAGGTATACTTTTATATTGTTTATCGATAGCCTCAGCTGTTTTAAATTCAGCGTTAACATCTCCATTAAAAGCACCCGTATAAGTACCTATAACAGAGTTGTCATTATTACTTATTAGTTCTAGCGTATACGTTCTACCTAGTGGGTTATTTACTCTTACAGTCGCACCGTCTCCTATATAAAAATCATTTATTGATATAGGTTTAGGATAATCATAAGTACTTTGTGTATATGTACCACTATCGGTAGTTAATTGACTATCGCTACGTCTAACCCTTAATTTAAAGTTGTAACTAGTATTTGGAGACAAACCAGTTATTATATTACTAGTTGGTAAATTAGCCCAACTACTACCATTATTAGTAGAATACCACGCAAAATCGCAAGTTGCGTCTACACTAAAATTAAATTTGACGCTAGTTTCGTCTCGTTTTGATACACTAAATGATGTTATATTAGCATATCTTGGTATAGTTGGTAGCCAGTCTCCACCGCTACCGCTCGTATCACTATAACCGTATAACCAACCGCTTAGACTAGCACCAAAATATTTATTACCGTCGCTGTCGTGCGGTATATCAATACTACCACTTGCTAGTTGGTGGTCTCCATTTGTAGTTAAATTAGAAAAAGTACCACCGCCATATACAGTAGTACCGTTTATTACAACACTATTTAATTTAATAGCATTACTATACCATTTATCATTATTGGATATATTTAAACCAGCTTGCCAGTTTAAAGTAGTATAGTTTCCAGCTATATTTTGACTTGCGACTTGCCAATTAAGATAAAATTTAGAATTTTTTAACGTACCCGTTTCGATTCTACCACTATTAGCCATATATTACACCTCCTCGGTAGTTGGTACAAAAGCCCAACCTTGTAAACTACCAGTTGTAATTGGTACTATTTTTATTGGAGGCATTGACATTTGTTTTTTAGCCTTTAATTTTTCAACCTCAGTAGTATCTTTGTTTAGACTAAATACTTTAGTGACAGTACCATTAACATTAGAGTATCCCGCAAACTCTAAAGGAGACATTACGGTATAATCTCCAAGATATACACTTGATTTAATTAAAACACCGTCTAAATTGATATTAACTTGGGTGTTCATTACCTCCCCGCTGGCTTGTTGCCATTGTGTTTTATATTCTCCAACGGATAACATATTATCAGTAAACGTTGCGTCACTATCAGCACTACCGTAAAACTCTATATCAAAATACTCGTCTTTAGGTAATATAGCTTGTAAGGTATATTCTTTATAGTAAGCACTTTCGCCAATAGGTATATTTATTATATACTCGTCAATAGAGTTAAATAATTTAACGTAACAACTACCAGTTGTATTTTTCTTTATTTTTGTACTAAAAGTATAGTACGTTTTATTAGGGTCGTTATCGTCACTTACTCTAACTTTTACACGTTGTTTAACTGTTTTATCATTTAAAGTAAATACGTGACCACTTAAACCACCATTAGCCATAGCCTCAGCACTAGCACTTATAACTAAAGTACCAGCTCCGCTTGTATCCCAGTTAGTAGGGTTACCCTCATTATCATAAGCAAACATAACACTATTTTTAATTAAGTTAGCTCCACCGCTGTTTTGTACTGACTGTACAATGTTATTTATATCTTGGTGTATTTGAGTAAAGTTTTCGTGTACGATTCCGTCCTCTTCGTACATATCAGTAACTAAAGCGTTTATCTCTTGTTGCTGTTTATCCGTTATGATTTCAGTATTTTTAACTCTTTTAGCTATTGTAGTAGCATATTGATACTGTGTTTGTGTTTTAGTTTCAGCTTTAGTTTTTAATACCTCTTTAACTCCTCCGTCAATAGTTATTGTGATGTTAAATATAGTGGTATTAAATATATCTCCCTCGTTATTTTCAATATCAATATTGTCGCCAATTTCATACCAACCTAAACCCTCAGTATTAGCCTCAAACGGATAATATTTAATACCGTGCATAGCATTATAAATTGGCGTCATAGCATTGTCACGGTCTTTATCAATAATCTCATTATTTGATATTTTCCATTCGGTCAAACCATTTTCGGTTATACTTTCCTCGTCACTCATATAAATATTATCATTTTGAGGCTCACGAGCAAGCACAACGCTGTTGATTTCTCCATACATCGGCTCAAGTTTTAATTTCATTAAATTATCATAAGTCAAGCTCTCGTTAGTTTCGTTAATAGGTTTAAAATATATTTTATTATCACTTGTTATTATAACTGTCGTACAAGTAACTTGAGCTATTTGTTGTAATATATCACGATAAGTTATTCCGTCTATATTACTCCATAAATCTTGGGTTATCTGCCAATTATTGTGTACATCAAAACTGGCATTTTCTACCGCCATACCAAAATTATGACAAAGTAAAACTGTATAATCATACAAACCTATTGGATAAGTAATATTTAGCGGTATTTGGTATTGAGTCATAGCTCTTATCATACCGTCGTATCCTACTATATTTGTTGTACCAGTATCTTTACTCGTTGTAATTTCAGTTACTAAAAAAGTACCAAAATCTAGGTACTCATAGGTACCGCTAGGCAATTTAACACCAAACCCAGCGTGTACCCATTGACCTAGTATATTGTGTTCTCCAATATACTTAGCCTCTAATTTTCTCATTGTTGTTTTACACAAACCACTATCAGCACTAATTTTAAATTGTATCAAGTCGTTATCGTCTCTAATATCTACCGCATTATTTCTAATATACGCTTGTATTTGTTTAACTGGCTGTTTCATAGCTTGTTTAAAATCATTACTTACACTTAACATTATTTAGTACCTCCTTTTAGAGACTGGTACTAAATTAACCTCAAAAGGTTTATAACGTCCTTTTGCTTTATTATCTAGCTCTATATCATAGTCGCTAGCATAGTATTGAGTACTTACAGTAGCTTGTATTCTAACATCAAACCAAGTAACAGTAAAAAAGTCTTGGTCTAATATTTGGGTTAAGTCAGCCATTTGCTGTTGAGTAGTATAGTTAATTTTCATTTTAATTTTAGGAAAAATACCAATAAGGGTAGCTCTAACGTCTCCGTTCATATTCCTATCAGCATTTTTCCACAATTTACTACGACCAATTTTGTACGTAACTAAGTTATCAAAACTTTGGTTATTTATTGTTACTAAATCTCCCGTATATATCATAAGCTAAATGACACCTCCCCGTTAGTTTCAAAAGATTTTTCTTTGACTCCGTCAATAACTTTATCAAGTATTGTATCCTCGCCAATTTTTACGACTAATTGTATAGGACTACCAGCATTACCTAGTTTGTCGGCTAGTCTATCAGCCATTAACTCTAAGCCCTCAGTATTTCTATCTAAAGGCACGATAGCCTCACGTCCAGCCTCTCCTATTAGAGCGGTTGTTGGTTTATCAACTATACCACCTTGGGCTAACTTAGGTATTTTAGGTATATTAAAGCCCCATTTTTTACCACCAATAACTGGTACCCAGTCCGGTACATCAAACTTAATTTTATTAATACCAGCAATAAAGCTATTAAGTACATCTAGTATCGCATTGATAACACCTTTAACTACACCAGTTAAAGCGTCCCATATACCAGTAAATATACTTTTAACTCCGTCCCAAGCTTTTTGCCAATTACCAGTAAATACTCCAACAATAAAGTCAATAATACCTCTTAGTACTTTTATGATTCCACCTACAACGTCACTTATAACACCTAGTATAGTACCCATAATACCAACTACTAAGTTACTTATATAAGCCCACGCTGGAGCTAATTTATCAATTAAGTACATAATTATTGGTTGTATAAATTTGTTATATATTTCTAAAGCTCCATTTACAAGACTAGCTATAAAGTTACCAATTTCTTTAACTAAGCCTTTTAAGTGTTTATCCCATAACCAACTTAAAGTCTCTAAAAAAGGTGTGATTATTGGGTTTAATACATCGTCCCATATTTTTTGGAAAAGAGCTATTGTTTTAACCGCAAACTCTCCTATATTATCAATAAGTGGTTTACCGTGTTCGTTCCATAGTTCTAATAGAATACCGCTAAAATCAGCCCAAGCTTTAGTCATATTTTTAATAGCTGGGTCGAGAGCGTCTTTCCACATAGAATTAAACAACTTATTAACACCACTTATAATAGGTGTACCCCAAGTTTGGATACCTACGCTTAAATCAGTCCAAAAAGCCGTCCATAATAAGCTCATATTTGTAAGTATTGTACTAACATCTAACTCGATATTAGACCAAGTCATTTGTAGATTTTCCCATAAACTAGTACCTAAGGTAGTCCAATAATCAAATAAAAATTGTCCGTATGTCATTGAAAAATCAACAAAAGCTTGCATTGGCTCACTACTCCATACGTTAGCTAATATTTGACCAACACTACCAAAAATACCTTTTAGATGTTCAGCTACTTGGTCGGCTTTACTTGATACACCACTTAAACCTTTATCAAAACCACTCAAGTCAATACCGCTTAGGTCTCCACCAACAGCACCTCCACCGCCAGTATCTCCACCTCCGCCACTACTTGAGTCGTCTTGTTCTTTTAAAACGTTCATCTCGTCAAAAGACGCTAAGCCGTGTAGCTCTTTATTAAGTTTTTTAGCTGAGCCAGTAGCTTTGTCTAAGCCTTTAGATGTAGTACCGCCACTAGTACCTAAACTAGTAAGCGATTTATTGGTTTCGTCTATTTTCTTTTTAGTTCCACCGCCAAAAAGACTACTTATACTACTAACAGCCCATACGCAAGCTTTAACAAAACCAGTTATATAAGGTATAACGCTATTAATTGCTTTAGCTATACCTTGGAAAAAGCCAGCGATGTTACTTTGACCTATTGCGTTCATAATTTCCGCTAGTCCTCTAGTGATAGCTGTTTTAACGTTTAGCATAGATGTACTAACACCACCAGTACTATTACGGGCTTGCTCTTCAAAACTTGCAAAACCATTAACACCTTGTTTATTTAGCTTTGTCATTGTAACCATAAACTCGTCCATACTTACCTTACCAGTACGTAAAGCCTCTCCAAGTTGGCTAGCGTCAGCGTATCCCATAGCCATACCTACTTGTTTAAGTTGAGCTGGCATAGCCGTCATAGCTGTACGCCACTCCATCATATCCGGTTTACCTTTAGCGTAGGCTTGGCTTAATTGCTCTAAAGCTGATTTTTGAGTTTGCATATCCGCACCACCACTCAAGATAGCATTATTAAGAGCCAAAAACATCTCAGTACTTGCTTTAACATTACCGTTGGCACTTGTAAAACGTTGTACTGACATAGTAGCGTCGTCTAGTGTTGTTGGTAAACCAACTAAAGCGTCGCTTAGACGTGTCATTGATTTTTGGGCGTCCTCTTCGCTTATTCCTAAATTACTCATAACTCTAGGAAAATTGTTAAGAGCGTCTAGTCTTGTAATAGCGTCGTCCATATTACGACTTATAAGACTGATTCCAGTTGCTAGTAGTTTAGTAGCGATGTTACCTTTTAATACAGCTTTAACCATATTACCACTTGACTTACTGGCTTGCTTTTCTAAGTTACCTACCATTTTATTGGTATTTTGTATCTCTTTACGTAAGTTATCAGTATTAGCTGTTATAAGTACTTGTAACTCTTCAACTGTCATTTATAACACCTCCCATTTTTATTGTGTTACGACGAGCTTGTTTTTCCATTTGCTCGTCAGTCATTGGCTCTAGTTCGGTGTTTTTT of the Clostridiales bacterium genome contains:
- a CDS encoding tape measure protein, with translation MTVEELQVLITANTDNLRKEIQNTNKMVGNLEKQASKSSGNMVKAVLKGNIATKLLATGISLISRNMDDAITRLDALNNFPRVMSNLGISEEDAQKSMTRLSDALVGLPTTLDDATMSVQRFTSANGNVKASTEMFLALNNAILSGGADMQTQKSALEQLSQAYAKGKPDMMEWRTAMTAMPAQLKQVGMAMGYADASQLGEALRTGKVSMDEFMVTMTKLNKQGVNGFASFEEQARNSTGGVSTSMLNVKTAITRGLAEIMNAIGQSNIAGFFQGIAKAINSVIPYITGFVKACVWAVSSISSLFGGGTKKKIDETNKSLTSLGTSGGTTSKGLDKATGSAKKLNKELHGLASFDEMNVLKEQDDSSSGGGGDTGGGGAVGGDLSGIDLSGFDKGLSGVSSKADQVAEHLKGIFGSVGQILANVWSSEPMQAFVDFSMTYGQFLFDYWTTLGTSLWENLQMTWSNIELDVSTILTNMSLLWTAFWTDLSVGIQTWGTPIISGVNKLFNSMWKDALDPAIKNMTKAWADFSGILLELWNEHGKPLIDNIGEFAVKTIALFQKIWDDVLNPIITPFLETLSWLWDKHLKGLVKEIGNFIASLVNGALEIYNKFIQPIIMYLIDKLAPAWAYISNLVVGIMGTILGVISDVVGGIIKVLRGIIDFIVGVFTGNWQKAWDGVKSIFTGIWDALTGVVKGVINAILDVLNSFIAGINKIKFDVPDWVPVIGGKKWGFNIPKIPKLAQGGIVDKPTTALIGEAGREAIVPLDRNTEGLELMADRLADKLGNAGSPIQLVVKIGEDTILDKVIDGVKEKSFETNGEVSFSL